The region CCTGACCCTCAACGGCGGCGGCAACGACATGCTGCGCCCACGCACCGACGTCGCCCGACTCGTCGACCTCACCGCACACGCGGTGCGCCGCTGCACCGACGCAGGCATCCGGCTCGTGCTGCTCAGCGGGGCCGACCCGTCGGACCGGCTGCCCTTCGGACGGGCGGTGCGTCAGCGGGGCGAGGCGCTCACCGCGAAGATCGCGGAGCTGGCCGAGGCCCATGGACTCGACTTCGTCGACGTCTTCCACGACGCCGAGATCCGCCACCCCGCCTACTGGTCCCCCGACCGCCTGCACCTCAACGCCGCCGGCCACCAGCGCGTCGCCGCACTCGTCCTCGAGGCCCTCGGGGAACACACCGCTGCGCGGGCGGTGCGCTCCGACTCTCCCGAGACCCGCAGACCGCTCACCGAGCTGCGCTACTACCGCGAGCACGTCCTGCCCTGGATCGGGCGCCGGCTCCGGGGACGCTCCTCCGGGGACGGCCGCACGGGCAAGTACGTCGGCTGGATCCCCGTGCCACCCGGCCAGCCGTCGCATGCGTGACGCCCGCCGGTGCCTCTGCCCGTCCTTTCGTGGCGGCTGAGCCTGCGACCGGTGACGGTTTCCCGCCGAGGCGTGGCGCACTCCAGCCCGGCGACCGGCGATTTCCCGCCTTCGGAGGCGTCCGGAACGGCGGGCGCGATGGCACGATCACGGGCATGCCCTCAACGACGAGGCGGGTACCGAGCACGCCCGGGGCGGACGACGCCGTGGAACCGGTCCGAACGCCGGGACGAGCGGTGAGCGCCTGCCACGCTCCCCCACGGCGTCCGGCCCGAGGACCTGAACGAGGGCGAGGCGACGATGCCCGGCATCTCCATCCGGACCTGTGAACCCGACGAGGCCCGCGACCGCTGCGCGGAGGTGTACTTCCCGCACCGGCTGACCGTGCTGCACGACCGAACCCGCTTCGCGATGTCGCTGTCCGCCACCGACCTCGGGCCGGTGTCGGTCGGGCTGCTCGGCTACGCCGGTGAGGTCCGGCTCGAGACCGCCGAGCTCGAGACCGGCTACGAGGTCAACGTGCCGCTGGGCGGACGGTTGCGCACGTGGACCGGGCGGGACGAGGTGTGCGCGACGCCGGGCCTCGCCGCGGTCTACCGGCCGGACAGCCGGTCCACCCTGCAGGGCTGGGAGGGCGGCGGCCGGCTGCTCGGGTTGAAGATCGACCGGGCGGCCCTGGAGGAGGAGCTGGCCGAGCTCGTCGACGCGCCGGTCCGGTCGGTCGTCCGTCTCGGGCCCAGCCTGGACCTGCGCCGCGGCCCGGGCCGGCAGTGGTGGGCGCTGGCCCGCTCGCTGACCGAGCTCGTCCGGGATCCCGGTGGCCCGATGAGCCTGCCGATCGTGGCTCGCCCGCTCGCGCAGAGCCTGGTCGTCGCGCTGCTGCACGCCGTCGACCACCCCTATCGCGACGCCCTCGACCACCGTCCCACGGTGCCGCGGCCGGCGGCGATCCGACAGGCGGTGGACCTGCTGGAGGCGGAGCCGCAGACCCCGGTGACCGTCACCGACGTCGCGCGGCGGGTCGGGCTGAGCACCCGCGCCCTGCAGGAGGGCTTCGCCCGGCACGTCGGCGTCCCGCCCATGGCCTACCTGCGCCGGGTGCGGCTGCGCCGGGCGCACGCCGACCTGCGAGCCGCCGACCCGGCGCGGCACGGCGTCGCCGAGATCGCCGGGCGCTGGGGGTTCACACACCTCGGCCGGTTCGCCGCCGCCTA is a window of Pseudonocardia sp. T1-2H DNA encoding:
- a CDS encoding SGNH/GDSL hydrolase family protein, coding for MRYVAIGDSFTEGVGDELPDGSSRGWADRVAAGLAATRGEGVRYANLAIRGRLLEPIVTDQLDAALSLDPAPTLLTLNGGGNDMLRPRTDVARLVDLTAHAVRRCTDAGIRLVLLSGADPSDRLPFGRAVRQRGEALTAKIAELAEAHGLDFVDVFHDAEIRHPAYWSPDRLHLNAAGHQRVAALVLEALGEHTAARAVRSDSPETRRPLTELRYYREHVLPWIGRRLRGRSSGDGRTGKYVGWIPVPPGQPSHA
- a CDS encoding AraC family transcriptional regulator, which codes for MPGISIRTCEPDEARDRCAEVYFPHRLTVLHDRTRFAMSLSATDLGPVSVGLLGYAGEVRLETAELETGYEVNVPLGGRLRTWTGRDEVCATPGLAAVYRPDSRSTLQGWEGGGRLLGLKIDRAALEEELAELVDAPVRSVVRLGPSLDLRRGPGRQWWALARSLTELVRDPGGPMSLPIVARPLAQSLVVALLHAVDHPYRDALDHRPTVPRPAAIRQAVDLLEAEPQTPVTVTDVARRVGLSTRALQEGFARHVGVPPMAYLRRVRLRRAHADLRAADPARHGVAEIAGRWGFTHLGRFAAAYRAQYGTAPSETLRPRP